One Thiocapsa sp. genomic window, TCCATGATGATGGCGACATGCCGAGGCACGGATGGATCCGGATCGCTCATTGCGACTGCGGGCGTTGCAATATCCACGGTGGTCGTTGTCGGGATCGCCCGCCCCGCCTCAGATCGACATCAAGTCCGCTTCTTTCTCCGCCAAGACCGCATCCACATCCTTGATGTACTGATCGGTCAACTTCTGAACCAGCTCCTGACCCCGGTGCTCGTCGTCCTCGGAGATCATCTTGTCCTTCACGAGCTCCTTCAGGTCATGGTTGGCATCGCGGCGAATGTTGCGCACGGCCACCCGCGCCTGCTCGGCCTCGTTGCGGGCGACCTTGATGAGATCGCGTCGCCGCTCTTCGGTCAGCGCCGGCATGGGGACACGAATGACGGTCCCGGCGGTGTTGGGGTTGAGCCCGAGGTCCGATTGCATGATGGCCTTCTCGACGGCCTGCACCATGTTTCGCTCCCACGGGGTCACGGCAAGCGTTCGCGCGTCCTCGGCGCTCACGTTGGCGACCTGCCGGATCGGCATTTCGGAACCGTAGTAGGAGACCATCACATGGTCCAACAGGGAGGGATGCGCCCGGCCTGTTCGGATCTTGGCCAGCTCGTGGCTCAGTGCATCGACGCTCTTGGCCATGCGCTCCGCAGCGTCCTTCTTGATGTCGTCGATCATGTTAGTTCCCGCTCACGACCAACGAGCCGACGTCTTCACCGCGGATCAACCGCAAGAGCGCACCGGGCTCGTTGATATTCATTACACGTAGTGGCATGCCGTGGTCACGACACAGCACGATGGCCGTCGTATCCATGACCTGCAGTCCTTCACGAAGCGCACGATCATAACTGATGCGGGGGTAGAAGGTCGCCCCCGGATCGATCATCGGATCGGCCGAGTAGATGCCGTCGACCTTGGTGGCCTTGATCAGCACGTCCGCACCGACCTCGATCGCACGCAGGCTGGCGGCCGAATCGGTCGTAAAAAACGGGTTGCCGGTCCCGGCGGCAAAGACGACCACGCGACCCTTGTCGAGATGCCGCATGGCGCGCCGCCGGATGTAATCCTCGCAGACCTGATTGATCTTCAGGGCCGACATCACGCGCGCCGCGACCCCCAGACGCTCGAGCGCATCCTGCATCGCCAGCCCGTTCATGACGGTTGCAAGCATCCCCATCTGATCGCCGGTCACGCGATCCATCCCCTTGGCCGCAAGACCGGCTCCGCGGAAGATGTTCCCGCCACCGATGACCAGCGCCACCTGAACACCGACCGCTGCGAGATCGCGGATCTCGCCGGCAAAGCGGTCCAGAACCTCCGGATCGATGCCGTAAGCCTCGGAGCCGACCAATGCCTCGCCGCTGAGCTTGAGCAGGATGCGTCGATAAAGAGGGGCCGTCATGGCGGGAGAACCTCGTCATGGGTTGAGTCGGAGAAGGCTGCGCGTCAATCGCGCAACCACCGGGGGCCAGTCGTTTGGATGAGGGCGTTTGGATCGCGCCGGATCGAGCGGATCGAGTCGCGCGGATCAGGTCGAGCGAACCTGCGCCATCACCTCTTCGGCGAAGTTCTCGACCTTCTTCTCGATACCCTCGCCGACCTCCACTCGGGCGAAGCGGTGGACCTTCGCACCCGCCTGCTTCAAGAGCTTCTCTACGGAGGTGTCCGGATCCTTCACGAACGGCTGACCGAGCAGGGTCACCTCTTCGAGATACTTGCGCACGCGCCCCTCGATCATCTTGTCGACGATCGCCTCGGGTTTGCCGCTGTCGAGCGCTTGCGCCTTGAAGATCTCGCGCTCTTTGGCGAGCGTCTCGGGCGGAACCTCGTCGGCCCCGAGACACAGCGGGTTGGTCGCTGCGATGTGCATCGCGATGTCGCGCCCGAGCGCCTCGTCGCCGCCGCTCATGTCGACCACGACGCCGATACGCACACCGTGACGATAGCTGTAGAGACTGCCCTCGACAGCGTCGAAGCGCACCAAGCGGCGCACCTGGACATTCTCGCCGATCTTCGTGATCAGTGCCTCGCGAGCTTGATCGACGGTGCTCGCCGGGTCGTCGCAAAGGGCCGTCGCCGACAGGGACTCGGCATCGGCCATGTCGCCGGCGAGCGCCGTCGCGGCGGTTGACTGCGCAAAGCCTAGAAAACTGGTGTCCTTCGCCACGAAATCGGTTTCGCAGTTGATCTCGACCAGGACGCCACGCTTGCCGCCCGGTGCGATCTCGATCATGACCACGCCTTCGGCGGCCGTGCGACCGGACTTTTTTGCAGCCTTCGCCTGACCGGCCTTGCGCATCGCCTCGATCGCCGCTTCGATATCGCCGTCGGACTCCACCAGCGCCTTCTTGCATTCCATCATGCCGGCGCCGGTGCGCTCCCGGAGCTCTTTCACCAATGCCGCTGTAATCGCCATCGTTTGCTTCCTCGGTCCCTCGCGGGACGACTTCGGGTTGTACTGGATGCGTTCGCACCCGAGGGCTCGGGTGCGAACGAAGCATGTAGGCGCGCCCGGATCGAAATCCGGAGCGCGCTCGGGTCGCGAAGCCGCTCTACTCGACTTCGGCAACGGCGCTCGGCGCCGACTCGCTCTCGACAGGGGCGTCGATGAAGGTGTCGCCGCGACCGACCATGGCGGCTGCCGTGTTGCGGCCGTCGAGGATCGCATCCGCCGCGCCGCTGATGTAGAGGCGCACCGCGCGGATCGCGTCGTCGTTGCCCGGGATCACGTAGTCGACCTTGCTCGGATCATTGTTGGTGTCGACCACGCCCACCACCGGGATACCGAGCT contains:
- the frr gene encoding ribosome recycling factor; its protein translation is MIDDIKKDAAERMAKSVDALSHELAKIRTGRAHPSLLDHVMVSYYGSEMPIRQVANVSAEDARTLAVTPWERNMVQAVEKAIMQSDLGLNPNTAGTVIRVPMPALTEERRRDLIKVARNEAEQARVAVRNIRRDANHDLKELVKDKMISEDDEHRGQELVQKLTDQYIKDVDAVLAEKEADLMSI
- the pyrH gene encoding UMP kinase, which encodes MTAPLYRRILLKLSGEALVGSEAYGIDPEVLDRFAGEIRDLAAVGVQVALVIGGGNIFRGAGLAAKGMDRVTGDQMGMLATVMNGLAMQDALERLGVAARVMSALKINQVCEDYIRRRAMRHLDKGRVVVFAAGTGNPFFTTDSAASLRAIEVGADVLIKATKVDGIYSADPMIDPGATFYPRISYDRALREGLQVMDTTAIVLCRDHGMPLRVMNINEPGALLRLIRGEDVGSLVVSGN
- the tsf gene encoding translation elongation factor Ts — translated: MAITAALVKELRERTGAGMMECKKALVESDGDIEAAIEAMRKAGQAKAAKKSGRTAAEGVVMIEIAPGGKRGVLVEINCETDFVAKDTSFLGFAQSTAATALAGDMADAESLSATALCDDPASTVDQAREALITKIGENVQVRRLVRFDAVEGSLYSYRHGVRIGVVVDMSGGDEALGRDIAMHIAATNPLCLGADEVPPETLAKEREIFKAQALDSGKPEAIVDKMIEGRVRKYLEEVTLLGQPFVKDPDTSVEKLLKQAGAKVHRFARVEVGEGIEKKVENFAEEVMAQVRST